GGTGCACACCTTGCACCTGCTGGCGGCAGGCGCCTGGGCGGGCAGCGTACTGGTCTTTGTGGCGCGTTACGGCTTTGGCCAGCGCACGTTTGATGCCCATGCGGCCCGGCGTTTGTCACAAATCGCGGCGTGGGCCTTGCTGTTGATTGCGCTTAGCGGCGCGGCCAATGTCTGGCGCATGCTGAACATGGCCGGCCCGATGGTGAGCGGGTTCTGGCAGCAACCCTGGGGCCTGATACTGAAGGTGAAATTGCTGTTTGTCGGCATTGCGGTGTTTCTGGGCGCAAGCAACCGCTGGAGTGTGCTGCCCGCGCTGGATTTGCAGCAAAGCGGTGCCCGGCAGCGTTTTCTGGCTTTGCTGTGGCTGGAAGCACTGGCGTTTGTCGGGGTATTTGTCTGCGCCGCCTTGCTGGGCGCAACCAGCCCGCCCATGGCGATGTAGCGCCCTGGCGGGCTGCGTTCAGGCCTTGCGGCGGAAGGTCAGGACCAGGATATCGCGATACGCGCTCTGCCCTGCGCGATCAGGCGTGATCGCCGTCACGCCGTGGCGCACGCGCTCGTCATTGACGACGGCCATATCCAGCGCTTCGGTCAGGGTGAAGGTTTGCAACACCTTGCCGGCCGGGTCTTGCACCGTGCTCATGCCTTGTTGCACGTTGTGGCGGTTGATCAGCACCATCAGCACAAAATCCACGCCGTCGCGGTGCATGCCTTCGGGCGTGGGCTGGCCTGCGCTGCTGCCGTCGGTGGTGATGCGGAACTGGTGCATTTCTACCTGCCAGGCCACACCCGGGCGGATCGCGCCAAAGACCTGGCTGCCAGCGGCCATCAAATGCGCCAGCACCGGATTGTGGATCACGGCGTCTTCAACCGGCTGGTAATGGCGCACCACGCCCCCGTTGAGCGGGTTGTATTCCAGGCTTTGATAATGCGGCTGGTGCGGTTCCAGACAGAAAGATGATTGACCTGCCGCCAGGCTCAGCGTGGCATGGCGACGCTGGCGGTACTTGCCGCCATCGGCCATGTATTCATCCAGCACCAGGTTGTTCCAGCTGGCAGCAAACGCCGGCCAGGCCGACGCAAAGGCGTCGTCGGCGCCCAAGAGTGCCCGGGTCAGCGCGGCGGGCACAAAACAATAGCCCTGCTGCGTCAGCGCATGCTGCAACAGCGCCAGGGCGGCGCCATCAGAAACAGAACGGGGCAAGGTCATGCAGACAGGATCCAGCTTATCCATACGTACAGATTGTCAGCCCGATGCACGGGTGCGGGTAGATACAGTTCTCATCATATCGATCTGACACAGGAAAGAGTCCGTAGATTCCCGTATACACCCGCGATTGTGCTTTTAACCCTGCGCGGCGGCCGGAACCAGTTTGCGGTCCAGCAGGCCGGAGAACACCACCACACCCATGGCCAGCAATGCCACAGCAGCGCCCATCCACGGCAAATCAGACAGCGGGAAACCCGCGCCAATCATGGCACCGCCCAGCCAGGCGCCAGAGGCATTGCCCAGATTGAACGCGCCCTGGTTCAAGGTTGGCGCCAGGTTGGGTGCGCCATGGGCTTTGTCGATCACGCGCACTTGCGCGGCCGGCACCACGGCAAACGAGAACATGCCCCACAGGAACACCACCACCAGCGTCGGAATCTTGTAATGGCACGCCCAGGAGAACACCGCCAGGATCAGCGCCAGCATGAAGAACGTGATCGCCATGCCGCGCATGAGTTTCCAGTCTGCCAGGCGCCCGCCCAACAGGCCGCCCACGGTGATCCCTGCGCCAAACAGCAGCAACACCCAGCTCTCTTGCGTGGAGGTAAAGCCGGTGACATCCAGCAAGATGTAGGCGATATAAGTCACCACGCTGAACATGCTGACCGAGGCCAGCGTGCTGGTCAGCAGCGCCAGCTGGGTTTGCGTATCCACAATCTTGCGGAACTCACCCAGAATGCCGTCACCTTTGGGCGTGGGTACTTGCGGCAACCAGACGGACAACGCACTTGCCGCCAGCACGCCAATGCCGACCACCGCCCAGAACGGCGCACGCCAGCCCAGCACATGCCCCAGCGCTGTACCGAACGGCACGCCGACGATATTGGCGACGGTCAGGCCGGTAAACATCAGCGCCACCGCCTGTGCGCGCTTGTTCTGCGGCACCAGATCTGCCGCCACCACCGAGCCAATCCCGAAAAATGCAGCATGGCAGAACGCAGTAATGACGCGCGCGGCCATCAGGGCGTAGTAGCCCGGCGCCAACGCACACAGCGCATTGCCCAGAATAAACAGCCCCATCAAGCCCACCAGCGCCTGCTTGCGCGGCCATTTGGCGGTGACAATGGCCAGGATCGGCGCACCAATGGTCACACCAATGGCGTAGCCGGAAATCAGCATGCCGGCAGCCGGGGTGGATACACCAAAATCTTTGGCGACTTCGGGCAGAAGGCCCATGATGACGAACTCGGTGGTGCCGATTCCGAATGCAGCGGCGGCAAGTGCCAGTAGAGCAAGGTACATCGTGTATTCCTGTTACCGGTGCGTCTGCCACACCGCCATTGCGAATTGACCAGTCGATTAGTTTTGTTGCGGCTTGAGTATGCCGTTCTTATGCGAACCGCATTATGACAGTTCCCTCACTTTTGTTGGGCATCTTGTGCGCCATGCCCGCTGACTGCTGCACCCGCATCGGGCGCCAGTCTGACGCTATCGATCACCGCCAGCAACGCCACCACGGCAATCAGCGCAAAAGAGAGCCGGAATGCCAGCACGGACGGTTGTGCTCCGGCATGTCCCAGCCCGGCGTCAGCCAGCCGCAACGCCACTGCTGCCAAAGCAATCCCCATGCCCGCGTTCATTTGCTGCAACACGCTGAACAGCGTCGTCGCGCCGGTCATGCGGGCCTGGGGGACATCCGCAAAACCGATGGTATTGAGCGCCGTAAACTGCATGGAGCGGCACAGGCCGCAGAAGAACAGCACCAGGCAGATGAACCACAGCGGGGTCTCTGGCTGGAACATGGCGCACAGCGCAAAGCCGATGGCTACCAGCAACCCATTGCCAACCATGACCGTGCGAAAACCCAGCCGGCGCATGATCCACGTGGTGCCCGGCTTCATGGCCAGATTGCCGGCAAACAGCGCCAGCACCAGAAAACCGGACGTGACTGCACTCCAGCCAAAGGCCAGCTGGAACATCAGTGGCAGCAAGAACGGCGCGCTGCCAATGGCGATCCGGAACAGCGACCCGCCCACTACCGTTACCCTGAACGTGGGAATGCGCAAGGCGGCAAGATCAACCAGCGGCTGGCTGACCCGGCCCATATGCCAGGCGGCTACCGCCAGCGCCACCACACCCAGCACCAGCAAACCGGCCGTGAGGACCAGATCAACCGGCTGATGGCTGGCTGCATCCAGCCCCATCATCAGCGCACTGCAACCAAGGCCACTGCTGACAAAACCCCAGAGATCGAACGCGCGTTTGCCGGCACCGCCCGGTGGCACCAGCTTGAGGGCGAACCCCAGCGCGACCAGCCCCAGCGGCACATTCAGCAGAAAAATCCAGTGCCAGGATAACCAGGTGCTGATCAAACCGCCCACCGGCGGGCCGATCACCGGGGCGACCAGACCAGGCCAGGTAATGGTGGCAATGGCGCGCACCAGTTCATGCGGCCGGGTGTTGCGCAAGACCACCAGTCGCCCTACCGGCACCATCATCGCCCCGCCCAGGCCCTGCAGCACCCGTGCAGCGATAAATTGCGCCAGGCTGGTGCACAGTCCGCACAGCAAGGATGCAAAGGTGAACAGCAAAATGGCCGCACCAAATACCCGGCGCGGCCCGAAGCGGTCTGCCAGCCAGCCGCTGAGCGGAATGAACACCGCCAGCGCCAGCATATAGGCGCTCATCCCGGCCGATAACCGCGCCGGTGCCACGCCAAAGCTGACGGCCATTTGCGGCAAGGCCGTGGTGATGACCGTGGCGTCCAGGTTTTCCATAAAAAACGCCGCCGCCACCAGGAAGGGAACCCAGCGCGCGGCCGCGTTATGGGCGGTTTGCGGACTCACGCAATCGCCCCGCCACCATCCACCAGCACGGTCGAGCCCGTCGCAAACGGTGTGCCTGCCAGATAGAGCACCGCATTGGCGATATCCTGCGGCTGCCCGACCCGTTTTGCCGGCAGGTGGTCTGCCGTTTTGGCAAACACTTGCTCACGGTCTGCCTCTGGCAGCTTGTCCCACAGCGGCGTGACGATCACGCCAGGGGATACCGTGTTGACGCGCACCGGCGAAAGTTCCAGCGCCAGGCCACGCGCCAGCGATTCAATCGCCGCGTTGATGGCGCCTTGCAGAACCGAGTTTTTGCTAGGGCGCACCGACAAAAAGCCCGACACAAAAGTCAGCGAAGCACCCGGAGCAAACCGCGCAGCGCGGGCAATGCGGTAGGCGCCCCAGAATTTGCTGTCCATGGCGCGGTAAGCGTCTTCCAGCGCCAGCTTGCCTACCGGCCCGGTCGGGGTTTGCGCGGCGGAAATCACAATGTGATCCCAGGGCTCGGCATGGGCAAAAAAAGCCTCGATGGCAGCGTTGTCGGTGGCATCCAGCGCAACGGAGGTCACCTCGCCCTCAATCTGGCCAGCGGCCTGGGCCAGCTTGTCGGCAGAGCGCGAAGCGATGGTGACGCGGGCACCTGCTGCGGCAAAAGACTGCGCCACCGCCAGACCGATACCAGAACTGCCACCCACCACCAGAACCCGTTGCTGCGCAAAATGTTGCAAGGTTGTCATGATCATCTCCTGTGAACTGCGTTGGTATGCTGCGCAGTGTAGGCCTTATGGCTGGCGACGATAATCTGGCCAGAAACGGAAAGACTTTTCTGTCCTGTTTGATAATGATCCAGTTTCCCGACGTGTTCCGGCACCTGCGCAGCTTGCCGCTGCCACCGGTTGGGCGGACAATCTCTCCCTCGACTCGGGGTGCTTTTGCACAAGCAAAGGCTGAGAGATACCCGTTACCTGATCCGGATAATGCTGGCGTAGGGAAGTCTTATGGCTCCCTGTCTGCGCGTCATCCGCTGCCTACAAGGAGCCTTCCAGGATGCCCTCTTCCGCCCCTACCCCTTTGCCACTGGCCACACTGGCCCAGGAACTGACGCGTTTTCGCGCCACCCGGCCGCTGGTCCACGTGCTGACCAATGAAGTGGTGCAGGAAATTACCGCCAATGTCTTGCTGGCGGCGGGCGCAGCGCCGGCCATGATCGTGGCGCAAGAAGAAGTCCCCGCCTTCGCCGCGATCGCCGGCGCTGTGCTGATCAATGTTGGCACATTGCACAGCGTACGCCTTGCCGCCATGGAACAAGCCGTCAATGCCGCCAACGCAGCCGGCGTGCCATGGACGCTCGACCCCGTTGCCGTGGGCGCACTCAAATACCGCACCGACTTTTGCCGTGAGCTGATCCGCCAGAAACCCGCCGCCATTCGCGGCAATGCCTCCGAGATCATGGCCCTGGCCGGTGCCGGCATGGGCGGCCGCGGTGTCGATAGCACATCTGGCTCTGATGCCGCACTGGATGCCGCCCGCTTTCTGGCGCATGAAACCGGCGCCATTGTCGCCGTGACAGGCGAGACCGATTACATCACCGATGGCAAAACCACGCTGGCCACGCCCTGGGGACACCCGATCATGACGCAGGTGGTCGGCACCGGTTGTGCGCTTTCGGCGCTGGTTGCGGCCTTTACCGCCGGCGCCCGCAACCGCCTGGACGCGGTGGCCAGTGCGTGCGCCATGGCTGGCATGGCGGGCCAGCATGCGCAAAAACACAGTCAGGGCCCGGGTTCGTTCAAGGCCGCGTTTCTGGATGCGCTGTATCACATCCAGCCGGATAACCTGGCGGAGATCAGTGCGTGAACCCGGTTGATCTGACGCTTTACCTGGTGCTGGACCCCGACCTGTGCGGCGGTCTTGAGAACATGGTCCAGACCGCCCGCAGCGCCGCGCAAAACGGTGCGACCGTGGTGCAATTGCGCGCGCCCGACCAGAAAAAACGCTGGTGGCTGGACGCCGCACAACAACTCAAGGCCGCACTGGACCCATTGGGCGTGCCGCTGATCATCAACGACCATATTGATATTGCGCTGGCGGTAGATGCCGCTGGCGTGCACGTGGGGCAATCAGACCTGCCGCCGGCAGCCGTGCGCCAACTGATCGGGCCGCACAAGATTCTGGGGCTTTCTACCAGCAATGCCGCGCAACTGGCAGCCGTGCCGCTGGATCTGGTCGACTACATCGGCGTCGGCCCGGTTTACCCCACCGGCACCAAGCTCGATGCCTCACCCGTGATCGGGCTGGATGAATTTGCGCAACTGATGCGCGCCAAAACATTGCCAGCCGTGGCCATTGGCGGCATCAAGCACGGCACCGCCGCCCCGCTGATCGCCGCGGGCGTGGAAGGCGTGGCGGTGGTTTCAGCCATTTGCGGCCAGGCCGATCCGGCCCTCGCCACCCGCCAGTTACTCAATGAAATTACCGGAGCACGTTCATGATTGCCCACGCTTTAACCATTGCCGGTTCTGACTCTGGCGGCGGCGCCGGTATCCAGGCTGACCTGAAAACCTTTTCTGCGCTGGGCGCGTACGGCATGAGCGTACTGACCGCACTGACCGCACAAAACACCACCGGCGTCAGCGCCGTGCACCCGGTGCCACCGGCATTTGTCACCGCGCAGATGGATGCCGTGTTCAGCGACATCCGGGTTGATGCAGTAAAGCTGGGCATGCTGGCCACCGCGCCCATCATTGAAGCCGTCGCCGCTGGTCTGGCCCGCTACCAGCCCACCCACGTTGTGCTTGATACCGTGATGATCGCCAAGGGCGGCCACCCGCTACTGGCCGCCGACGCCGTCAGCGCCATCCGCGAACGCCTGTTACCGCTCTCCTCCCTGATTACACCCAATTTGCCGGAAGCCGCCGCATTGCTGGATTGTGAAGTCGCCACCACCGAAGAGGAAATGCGCCGTCAGGGCCATGCGCTGATCGCGGGCGGTGCCAAAGCAGTGTTGATGAAAGGCGGCCACCTGGGCGGCAGCGAGAGCCCGGACTGGCTGATCACCGTGCAGTCGGAAACCCGCTTTGCCAACCCGCGCATTGCCACCCGCAACACGCACGGCACCGGTTGCACTTTGTCTGCCGCGCTGGCAGCCTTGCGCCCGCAGCATGACAACTGGGTAGATACCGTCGCCGCCGCCCGCGCCTGGCTGCAAGAGGCGCTCAAGGCGGCAGACCGGCTGGATGTGGGCCACGGCATCGGCCCGGTGCATCACTTTCACGCCTGGTGGTAAGCAGCACGTTGATCTGACTGCGTTCGTTTGCGGTCTACACTGGCACGGCGGGCGGCGCAGCGCGAGATTCGCCGCACGTCTGGCCGGTTTTTTGCTTGAATCACTTCTGCAACCAACCCCGATTCAGCGGATTCAATGCTTCGTATCCTGCTTGTTACCGACACCGCCAAACCGATTGGCGAGCTGCGCGAAACCTTGCTGCAACAGGGTTACGACGTGCTCACCGACGTGGCCAGTTCGACTGCCTTGCTCGGCAGCGTCGAGCGCCAGCGGCCGGATGTCGTCATCATTGATACCGAAAGCCCCTCGCGCGATACGCTGGAGCAATTGTCGGTCATGAACGCCCTGGCACCGCGCCCGGTGGTGATGTTCACGCACGACTCAGACCAGCAACTGATCCGCGCCGCCGTGGGCGCCGGCGTCACCACCTATGTGGTCGACGGGCTCGATGCCGACAAGTTGTCACCGATTATTGAAGTGGCCATGGTGCGCTTTGCCGCAGACGACAAACTGCGCCAGCGCCTTGCCAAGGTGGAACAGCAACTGGCCGATCGCAAACTGATCGATCGGGCCAAGGGCTTGTTGATGGACAAACGCGGCATGACAGAAGCGGCCGCGTTTGAAATGCTGCGCACCCAAGCCATGAAACAGGGCGTGACGCTGGCGGAAATGGCCCGCCAGATCATCGCCATGGCCGATCTGCTCGGCTGACGGAGAAACCGGATGTCCTCGCTTTTCAGTACCGCCCCCGCCTTTGCCGCCCCGGAGAAAACCCGTTTGCGCCTGGGTTTTGTGCCGCTGACCGATTGCGCCCCGCTGGTGGTGGCGCATACCCGGCAACTGGGCCAGCGCTACGGGCTGGAACTGGAACTGGTCCGGCAATCGTCCTGGGCGGCGGTGCGTGACAAGCTGATCAGTGGCGAACTGGATGCCGCGCATACGCTGTACGGCCTGGTGTATGGCGTGGAACTGGGCATTGGCGGCCCGCAAGCCGATATGGCCGTGCTGATGACGCTGAACCAGAACGGCCAGGCCATTACGGTTTCCAGCCAGCTGGCCGGTTTGCTTAAAAGTGGCCGCACCCTGCGCCAGATTGTCGATACCGCCAGCAAGCCCTTGATGTTTGCCCAGACCTTCCCCACCGGCACCCATGCCATGTGGCTGTATAACTGGCTGGCACGCGAAGGCATCGACCCCATGCGGGAGATCCGCAGTGTGGTCATCGCCCCGCCGGAAATGACCGACGCCATGGCCAGCGGCCTGCTGGATGGCTTTTGTGCGGGCGAGCCCTGGAATGCCAAAGCCGAAGCCGAAGGCGTTGGCCGCACCTTGCTGGCGACGAGCGAAATCTGGCCCGATCACCCGGAAAAAGTCCTGGCCTGCCGACGCGACTTTGCCGCGCTCTACCCCAATACGGCCAAAGCGCTGATCGCCACGCTGCTGGATGCCTGCCAGTGGCTGGATAACCCCGCACACCGGCGTGAATGCGCGCAAACGCTGGCGCAGCCTGAGTACGTCGGCTGCCCGGCAGAATGGATCACGCCGCGTTTTCTGGGCGACTACGGCGCGCTGGCCCAGCCGCCCGGCTTGCGTTTTTTTGGCGATGGCACGGTCAACTATCCCAAAGTGGCCGACGGCGCCTGGTTTGTGCAGCAGTACCAGCGCTGGGGTTTGCTGACCCGCAGCGAGGTCGATCCGGAAGCCGTCGCCTTGCAAGTCAACCAGAGCGCACTGTATGCCGAGGTCGCCGCGCGCAAGGGTATCAGCGCGCCCTTGTAATGCACTTGGCCAGTGCACCGCCCACGTTTGCTTACGCTTGATGCACCGCAACGCAGCACGCCCATGGCTGCGTTGCAGCACGCCTCCACCGGCCGCCAGGCCGCGTCGCCACACACTTTCCGCACTTTTTTCATGACCGCAGCATGATCTGGCACGCCGCTTGCTACATCACCCTTGCCCCCGTGCAATGGCGTGCGGCGGGTCTGTAGTGCACCGGATTACTTCATCGGGTTAGCGGCCAACGACGGCAAGCAACCTGCGGACAACGGCGTCCCTTCCCTCTTTCAAAGAGCGGAACGGACGCCGTTTTTGTTTTTCAGCCACACACCTGCCCACACGCCTGGATACACAGACGGCAAGGCATCTGGAGATACGCACATGGATCGTAGTTTCTGGCGTTCTGGTCATACCCCCACGCTGCTTGCAGCTTTTCTGTATTTCGATCTGAGTTTCATGGTCTGGTACCTTTTGGGCCCCTTGCAGATCCAGATTGCCCAAACGCTGCATCTGACCACCCAGCAACGCGGCCTGATGGTGGCCACGCCGATTCTGGCCGGCGCGGTATTGCGGGTGGTGATGGGCGTGTTGAGCGACCGTATCGGTGCCAAACGCGCCGGTCTGATTGGCCAGCTGATTGTGATCGCCGCCCTCCTGACCGCGTGGCAACTGGGCTTTTCCAGCATGGGTGGCGCCTTGCTGCTCGGCCTGTTCCTCGGTGTTGCTGGCGCCTCTTTTGCCGTGGCACTGCCGCTGGCTTCGCGCTGGTATCCATCGCAACACCAGGGCACGGCCATGGGGATTGCCGGTGCCGGTAACTCGGGCACAGTGCTGGCGGCGCTGTTTGCCCCCACCCTGGCCGCCGCGTTTGGCTGGCAGAACGTGTTCGGCATTGCGTGCATTCCGCTGGTGCTGGTGCTGGGCTACTACTGGACATGCGCCAAAGACGCGCCCACCACCGTCAAGCCCAAGACCTTTGGCGACTACATCAAGATGCTGGGCCACAAAGATGCGTGGTGGTTCATGTTCTTCTACTCGCTGACCTTTGGCGGTTTCTCCGGCTTTGCCAGCGCACTGCCCGGGTTCTTTCATGACCAGTTTGCCTTTGATGCCAAAACCGCCGGCTGGTGTACCGCCGCCTGTGTGTTTGCCGGCTCGGCCATGCGCCCGCTGGGTGGCGTGATTGCCGATCGCATTGGCGGCACCCGTTCGCTGCTGTCGGTCTATGCCGCCGTCACGGTGCTGATTGCCGCAGCCGGTTTCAATATCGGCGGGGCCGCAGGCGTCATCACGTTGTTTATCGGCGCAATGCTGTGTCTGGGTGCCGGTAACGGCGCGGTGTTCCAGCTGGTGCCGCAGCGTTTCAGTGCAGAGATCGGCGTCATGACCGGTTTGATCGGTATGGCCGGTGGCGTCGGGGGCTTTTTGCTGACTGCCAGCCTTGGCGCCATCAAACAAGGCACCGGCAGCTACGCCGCCGGCCTGTGGCTGTTTGCCTGCCTGACCGCACTGGGCTGGATCAGCCTGTCGCAAGTAAAAGCCAAATGGCGCAGCGGCTGGGCCGTCGCCACCGCGCGGGTCTGAGTTGCTCGCCCGCTTTGCAAGATTGCCGTAACTGAACAGGAAAGCGCTCCATGAACAAACCCAGACTCGTCGTCGTCGGCAACGGTATGGCCGGCATCCGTACGGTGGAAGAACTGCTTGCGCTCGCGCCAGGCCACTATGACATCACGGTATTCGGCAGCGAGCCCCACCCCAACTACAACCGCATCTTGCTCTCGCCGGTACTGGCGGGCGAACAGGAGTTCAAGGACATCATCCTGAACCCGCTGTCCTGGTATGCAGAAAACGGCATCACACTCCATACCGGCAAGACCATCACCCAGATCAACCGCGCCCGCCGCGAAGTGATTGCCGATGATGGCACGGTGGTGCCGTATGACCGCCTGTTGCTGGCCACTGGCTCCATGCCGTTCATTTTGCCGGTGCCAGGCAAACAGCTGCGCGGCGTGATCAGCTATCGGGATATTTTTGATACCGAGATGATGATCGATACCGCCAGAGTAAAGCGCAACGCGATCGTCATTGGCGGTGGCTTGCTGGGTCTGGAAGCCGCCAACGGCCTGAAAATCCGCGGTATGGATGTCAAGGTGGTGCATCTGGGCGAATGGCTGCTGGACAAGCAACTGGACGTCACCGCCGGCAAGCTGTTGCAGCAATCGCTGGAAGAACGCGGCCTGAGTTTTCTGCTGCAAAAACAGACCGCAGAAATCCTCGGCAACGAAGCCGGTGAGGTCACCGGCGTGCGCTTCAAGGACGGCACAGAGGTTGCAGCTGATCTGGTGGTGATGGCCGTCGGCATCCGCCCCAACACCGCGCTGGCCGAAGCGGCCGGCTTGCATTGCAACCGCGGCATTGTGGTCAGCGACGCGCTGCAAACTTACGACCCGCGCATCTATGCCGTGGGCGAATGCGTGAACCATCGTGGCGTGGCGTACGGCCTGGTCGCCCCGCTGTTTGAAATGGCCAAGGTCTGCGCCAATCACCTGGCTCATCTGGGCATCGGCCAGTACAAGGGCTCCGTCTTGTCGACCAAGCTGAAAGTCACCGGGATCGACCTTTTCAGCGCGGGCGACTTCATGGGCGGCGAAGGCACTGAAGACATCGTGCTGTCTGATCCGGCGGGCGGCGTATACAAAAAACTGGTGATCAAGGACGAAAAACTGGTCGGCGCCTGCCTGTACGGCGACACCGCCGACGGCGGCTGGTACTTCAAGCTCTTGCGTGAAGGCCGCACCATTCACGACCTGCGCGACCACCTGATGTTTGGCGAATCCGCCATTGGCGACTCTGGCGTGCAAGGC
The Silvimonas iriomotensis genome window above contains:
- the nirB gene encoding nitrite reductase large subunit NirB encodes the protein MNKPRLVVVGNGMAGIRTVEELLALAPGHYDITVFGSEPHPNYNRILLSPVLAGEQEFKDIILNPLSWYAENGITLHTGKTITQINRARREVIADDGTVVPYDRLLLATGSMPFILPVPGKQLRGVISYRDIFDTEMMIDTARVKRNAIVIGGGLLGLEAANGLKIRGMDVKVVHLGEWLLDKQLDVTAGKLLQQSLEERGLSFLLQKQTAEILGNEAGEVTGVRFKDGTEVAADLVVMAVGIRPNTALAEAAGLHCNRGIVVSDALQTYDPRIYAVGECVNHRGVAYGLVAPLFEMAKVCANHLAHLGIGQYKGSVLSTKLKVTGIDLFSAGDFMGGEGTEDIVLSDPAGGVYKKLVIKDEKLVGACLYGDTADGGWYFKLLREGRTIHDLRDHLMFGESAIGDSGVQGQSRAAAMQDSDEVCGCNGVCKGTIVKAIKDKGLFTVDDVKKHTKAASSCGSCTGLVEQILMNTLGSSFQETPKTKAVCGCTDRTHAEVRKAIREHKLLTHKAVYEFLEWRTPNGCATCRPAVNYYMLSTWPKEAVDDPQSRFINERAHANIQKDGTFSVIPQMKGGVTNPSELRRIADVADKYHIPMVKVTGGQRIDLLGVKKEDLVNVWADLGMQSGHAYGKSIRTVKTCVGSEFCRFGTQNSTQMGIDLETMLANMWSPHKVKLAVSGCPRNCAEAGIKDVGVIAVDSGWELYVGGNGGIKTEVAQFLCKVKTAEEVKEYSGAFLQLYREEAYYLDRTVHYIDRVGLDYIKQKVVEDEAGRKALFERLLYSLEGLRDPWAERIAGKQKHEFIPLKVVA